One window from the genome of Eucalyptus grandis isolate ANBG69807.140 chromosome 7, ASM1654582v1, whole genome shotgun sequence encodes:
- the LOC104447324 gene encoding calmodulin-binding protein 60 C-like translates to MHLFILGLHLAVRLVQVRECRIDARSTGINDVRNLRLQFQTKPSDPLFTGRKLQGVGGARISVALIDANTGDVITSGLESSIKLDVVVLEGDFNKDDEDDWAHEEFEKFVVKERQQKGLLLTGDLQVTLKGGIGELGELIFTDNSSWNRSKRFRIGLKKASGYCGNTRIREAKTDAFRVKEHRGESSKKHDIPAFGDEIWRLKMIAKDGKYHQKLSEAGIHKVGDFLLQLFTDPMKLKEILGISSNSTKWDTLENHARSCKINWKLYLYCTDGTRKHGAVFNTDRQLIGLIKDRVYCATDRLSADDLEHGDAIVKKALDNKNDVMEFNGETFSPSVQKKSSSSIPCQVLEEQVENQGPVQSNFAPRIWAAPGVSEAPLANVGLTAEEHDGATALALPVRLQNTNSGNAMKLSVDESVHLAARKPISTDSMNVLIPQGDIHSSRQMDYMVNENGPPSEPPLDPISSFQHSSTLPHPQGNHVVEGFQSIDSDDILGDRCPDDLASSDLQVSSITPVIHKRKKKNGKVEKSIRGEEDREFAEREGKREENDRERNKKKNKKEEERRGAIAMDVSSSRLNCVMQGLIFWLAANRIRVLSMETFGSGLLIRFEDTLFKGRPYHPHPYSFRV, encoded by the exons ATGCATCTATTTATCCTTGGACTTCACCTGGCAGTAAGACTTGTCCAAGTGAG GGAATGCAGGATTGATGCTAGATCTACGGGAATAAATGATGTGAGGAACTTACGGCTTCAATTTCAAACCAAACCGTCTGATCCTCTGTTTACTGGAAGGAAACTACAAGGAGTTGGGGGTGCTCGCATTTCTGTTGCCTTGATCGATGCGAATACAGGGGATGTCATTACATCAGGCCTGGAATCCTCCATTAAGTTGGATGTCGTCGTGCTTGAAGGTGACTTCAAcaaagatgatgaggatgactgGGCTCATGAAGAGTTCGAGAAATTCGTGGTTAAAGAGCGTCAACAAAAGGGGCTGCTTTTGACGGGAGATCTCCAAGTGACACTCAAGGGAGGTATTGGGGAGCTGGGAGAACTGATATTTACTGACAATTCTAGCTGGAATAGgagtaaaagatttaggatagGACTTAAGAAGGCATCGGGTTATTGTGGGAATACGCGAATCCGAGAAGCCAAAACAGATGCCTTCCGTGTCAAGGAACATAGAGGAGAAT CATCCAAGAAACATGACATACCTGCATTCGGCGATGAGAtctggaggttgaagatgattgcCAAGGATGGGAAATATCACCAAAAACTGAGTGAAGCCGGAATACATAAAGTGGGGGACTTTCTACTTCAATTGTTTACGGACCCCATGAAACTGAAGGAG ATTCTTGGAATAAGCTCAAATTCGACGAAGTGGGATACCCTTGAAAATCATGCAAGGAGTTGCAAGATAAATTGGAAACTTTATTTGTACTGTACTGATGGCACGAGGAAGCATGGTGCTGTATTCAACACTGATCGTCAGCTAATTGGCCTAATCAAAGATAGAGTATATTGTGCTACTGATCGACTTTCTGCCGATGATCTG GAACATGGAGATGCAATCGTGAAAAAGGCCCTTGATAACAAGAATGATGTTATGGAGTTCAATGGTGAGACCTTTTCTCCTTCAGTGCAAAAGAAGAGCTCGAGCTCCATTCCATGTCAAGTACTTGAAGAGCAAGTTGAAAATCAAGGCCCCGTTCAAAGTAATTTCGCTCCACGGATCTGGGCTGCTCCAGGTGTTTCGGAAGCTCCTCTTGCAAATGTGGGCTTGACTGCTGAAG AACATGATGGTGCAACTGCTTTGGCATTGCCAGTACGGTTGCAAAATACCAATTCTGGAAATGCCATGAAGCTTTCGGTTGATGAAAGTGTTCATCTCGCTGCACGGAAGCCCATATCTACAGACTCCATGAATGTTCTAATTCCTCAGGGAGATATCCATTCTTCGAGGCAAATGGACTATATGGTGAATGAGAATGGTCCCCCCTCTGAGCCACCCCTTGACCCaatatcaagcttccaacaTAGCAGTACACTTCCTCATCCTCAAGGCAATCACGTGGTGGAAGGTTTCCAATCAATTGATTCGGATGATATTCTGGGGGACCGGTGTCCTGATGACCTAGCATCATCTGACCTTCAGGTCTCATCTATAACACCTGTGAtacacaaaagaaagaaaaaaaacggaaaggttgaaaagtcaataagAGGGGAAGAAGACCGAGAGTTTGcagaaagagaagggaagagagaagagaatgacagggaaagaaataaaaagaagaacaagaaggaggaagaaagaagaggagcaATTGCCATGGATGTCTCATCAAGCCGACTCAATTGTGTTATGCAAGGCTTA ATCTTTTGGTTAGCAGCCAATAGAATAAGAGTGTTATCAATGGAAACTTTTGGAAGTGGACTTCTTATAAGGTTTGAGGATACACTCTTCAAGGGAAGGCCGTATCACCCCCATCCTTATAGCTTTCGGGTGTGA
- the LOC120295857 gene encoding uncharacterized protein LOC120295857 gives MAEIQSTVSDDEIAALLSGIIPTDDTPPDDVIETFKTRGVTTYSHRSCLEIICLSACIRALTVHLLLHFCATFVPFLFGNQILPDPDTFPVLENLHKRKGNHVGTEERFAFHFFRSSKSAQEAAHRSNETNMASVWEESCAEELVDGGGCPESG, from the exons ATGGCAGAAATCCAATCCACCGTTTCAGATGATGAGATTGCAGCCTTGTTGTCTGGCATCATCCCAACAGATGATACCCCACCGGATGATGTCATTGAAACCTTTAAGACAAGGGGAGTTACGACCTATTCTCATAGAAGCTGTTTGGAGATCATTTGTCTGTCAGCTTGCA TTCGTGCAttaactgttcatcttctcctccATTTCTGTGCTACTTTTGTACCCTTTTTGTTCGGCAACCAAATCCTTCCAGATCCAGACACTTTCCCAGTTCTTGAAAATCTccacaaaaggaaaggaaatcatGTCGGCACAGAAGAGAGGTTTGCCTTCCACTTCTTCAGGTCAAGCAAGTCTGCTCAAGAGGCCGCGCACCGCTCCAACGAA ACAAACATGGCGTCGGTCTGGGAGGAATCTTGTGCGGAGGAGCTGGTTGACGGTGGAGGATGTCCGGAGAGTG GTTAG
- the LOC120295858 gene encoding calmodulin-binding protein 60 D-like: MSYSAECCHSCTGTALEGIVRSLENAVQKLEEAAEPANSHSPHRRRANAKSTAKSDARNLKLQLQNKLSLPLFTGKKIEGKEGAPIRVALIDTVTGDVITSGPESSIKLDVVVLEGDFNKEDQDNWAQEEFEKYVAKERAGKGSLLTGHLLVTLKKGVGELNDMIFTDNSSWNRSKRFRIGLKVASGYCWNTRIREAVTDAFRVKEHRGESSQKNYPPKSDDEVWRLEKIAKDGKCHEKLMKVGIHKVEDFLLQLFTDSDKLREILGKSITPKSWDRLVRHAKTCKISWKLCLYYVDSMRKHGALFDADRKLIGLIKDRVYVATHQLSAQEKEHGDTIVKKAFDNSNDVMKLNGDTFSPSMQMKSSSCIFEGQIENLTLVQRNLASQIFAAPGGPEAPPANVGFTAEGQSQNTNFGNAKEFPADESVLLTAQRTILADQNANFGNAMDFLFDDGFPPASHLPISADQNAMMFLADQPIPADNLNVLFPPGNNTTVGLPKQSHDINLQYVIGSPRGYIVNEHVLPSGATYASLSSFKSSSRLPPLEGIHGMADFRSPDYGTANWLAGIQNPPDDDMFFQTPPYSAIRNSWAQWNKIYVVLKWFCHIRKRRARVCG, from the exons ATGTCTTACTCGGCCGAATGTTGTCACAG TTGCACTGGGACTGCTCTTGAAGGTATAGTGCGCTCATTGGAGAATGCTGTTCAGAAACTG GAGGAAGCAGCGGAGCCTGCAAACAGTCACTCTCCCCACCGCAGAAG GGCTAATGCTAAATCTACAGCAAAGAGTGATGCCAGAAACTTAAAGCTTCAACTTCAGAATAAGCTGTCACTTCCACTATTTActggaaagaaaatagaaggaaaGGAGGGTGCTCCCATTCGCGTTGCCTTGATTGATACAGTTACAGGAGATGTCATTACATCAGGCCCGGAATCCTCCATTAAGTTGGACGTAGTCGTGCTTGAAGGTGACTTCAACAAGGAAGATCAGGACAACTGGGCTCAAGAAGAGTTTGAGAAGTACGTGGCTAAAGAACGTGCAGGAAAGGGGTCGCTTTTGACAGGACATCTCCTTGTGACGCTCAAGAAAGGTGTTGGGGAGCTGAATGATATGATATTTACTGACAATTCCAGCTGGAATAGGAGTAAAAGATTCAGGATAGGGCTTAAGGTGGCATCGGGTTATTGTTGGAACACACGAATCCGAGAAGCAGTAACAGATGCCTTCCGTGTCAAAGAACATAGAGGAGAAT CATCCCAGAAAAATTATCCACCTAAATCTGATGATGAGGTTTGGAGGTTGGAGAAGATTGCCAAGGATGGGAAATGTCACGAAAAACTGATGAAAGTCGGAATACATAAAGTGGAGGACTTTCTACTTCAATTGTTTACGGACTCCGACAAGTTGAGAGAG ATTCTTGGGAAGAGCATAACACCAAAGAGCTGGGATAGACTAGTTCGTCATGCAAAGACTTGCAAAATAAGTTGGAAACTTTGTTTGTACTATGTTGATAGCATGAGGAAGCATGGTGCTCTATTTGACGCTGATCGTAAACTGATCGGCCTAATCAAAGACAGGGTATATGTCGCTACTCATCAACTTTCTGCCCAAGAGAAG GAACATGGAGATACAATCGTGAAAAAGGCCTTTGATAACTCGAATGATGTTATGAAGCTCAATGGTGATACCTTTTCTCCTTCAATGCAAATGAAAAGCTCGAGCTGCATTTTTGAAGgacaaattgaaaatctcacCCTTGTTCAACGAAATTTGGCTTCACAAATTTTTGCCGCTCCAGGTGGTCCGGAAGCTCCTCCAGCAAATGTGGGCTTCACTGCTGAAG GACAATCGCAAAATACCAATTTCGGAAATGCCAAGGAGTTTCCAGCTGATGAAAGTGTTCTTCTAACTGCACAACGGACTATCCTTGCTGACCAAAACGCCAATTTTGGAAATGCcatggattttttatttgatgacgGTTTTCCCCCCGCTTCACATCTGCCCATATCTGCAGACCAAAATGCCATGATGTTTTTAGCCGATCAGCCCATACCTGCAGACAACTTGAATGTTCTGTTTCCTCCAGGAAATAATACTACTGTTGGATTGCCAAAACAGTCCCATGATATCAATTTACAATATGTGATCGGTAGCCCAAGGGGCTATATCGTAAATGAGCATGTTCTGCCCTCTGGAGCAACCTATGCCTCATTATCAAGCTTCAAATCTAGCAGTAGACTTCCTCCGCTCGAAGGCATTCATGGGATGGCAGATTTCCGATCACCCGATTATGGTACCGCGAACTGGTTGGCCGGTATTCAGAACCCACCAGATGATGACATGTTCTTTCAGACCCCGCCATATTCTGCTATCAGAAATTCTTGGGCACAGTGGAATAAGATATATGTAGTGCTCAAGTGGTTTTGCCACATCAGGAAGAGACGTGCCAGAGTTTGCGGTTAG